The genome window CTCATGAAGTTAACACTGAAAGGTAACAAGTCTCTTCCAACGTGCATTCGGTTAAACAAAATAGTCAGCATCGGTTTTTATGAAAGGAGCATTTTCGAGTAACATAATCTAACTGTACCGCCAATTGTAACGTCTTTGTTGTGCATTACCTTTTGTAATTTAAGTGTTTGTTTCCAATAAAGTATATGTTTCTATACGTCCAGTGTACTATCAGTAGTCTCTTTCTCTACGGTGACAAATAACAGTCCAGCTCTATCGTTTGTCCTGGATGATATCCGAGAACCCCCCtagaaaacattttaagatGAAGTAAAGCTGGCGACAAACAGCTATTGAATCTACAGTTtagtcctatggcaccccagaggtgcagagggtctccactaacatccgccacttccgcctatcttcggctTTTGGCCTCGCTCCAGCTAAGTCCAGTATACCAGGTGCAATATCAATCTACGACGCTTATATTAACTTCACCCAGGGTtctagctgaaaaccagcgctatggtTTATCATAGCaccaagctgagctagaaccCGTTTCTGCACCGGGAAGCAACACCCTTGCTCATTTTCCTTTACCTTTTTTTttgattatttgttttattatttattttttgtgttgtttccgtgtgtgtgtgaaataaatgtattttctttctaaCTTCTAGGGCGGAATACAAAACCACCGGCATCAACCACTCCGAGGGCGGCTGGGCGGCGGACGTCAACGTTGACGACGTCGACGCCACGGCGCGGATCCGACGACGCGTCGAGAAGGACGACGCGTACATCCACTGCGTTAATAGGACCGCTCCAGTGAGTTTTAAgctttattacttattaggTACTGTAGTTCATTCATACGGAATTATGCTGTTGGGTGTTCTTAACTATGTTTTATCCAATTCGGTTTAGCCGATGTAAATTGGGCTGTTTTAAATGGCATGCGGGTTTGATCACGCACGCATACAAATACAAGTATTAATTGTAAATGCGTGCCTTTCCACGTGCCTGATGAAGTCCGCATGCTGTTCAAAACAgccatatgctacttttagtgttgaatgttacaggtttttaacgttgggtTAGGTTATATATTACCCCAGGTATCCATAATCCAGACactgtgaaacaggcccttaaacAAAGCAAACAAACACTCTAACCCCTTTGTCTAATGTACGATTACGGGAAAATTTCGAGAGAGTGGACCGAAGGAATGTGATTAGCCGAACAAATACAGATGTCAAACAGCTCCCACTAAATACATAAAGCGGAATTTGGCGGCAATTGCTGGATATCGAAGCATTGAGTTAGCAGAGGGAATTCCTATCGGGAGTGTCGTGGTACCATGGGGGTTGGGATGGAAGGGATACATACGAGATAGATGTTTGTTTACGGTGGGATAGCTTTTGATTTTTTACGTGAGGAATAAATTGAATCCACATGAAATATAGTAAATCTAtagaaacattaaaaaaatttaaatggtTGTGAAAGCGGGGGAGTTACTTcttatgtttataaaaattgaGCAACCTCAGCGTCCGtagtccgtagtcgagcgggcctcagtgatcgtaactgatcgctgaggtaaagcaacaactgacacggtcagccattggatgggtgaccaatttcaagtggtgcttttctggacgcttccgtgcttcggacggcacgttaagacgtgggtcccggttgctgcttcggcagcagtcgttaagcctagtcagaggccttcgggcggcttgaaaacgtctgacagtcgggttggccacttacccgacaactctctcagcacaagcttgcttgtgttggggtccaccaacccgcaattggccagcgtggtggactaggcctaaacccttccttcattggaaggagacccgtgccccagcagtggggacgtaatgggtcgtgatgatgatgatgagcaaCCTCAGTAATttgttaatattatcaacaacACTTCTATTACTTGCATAAATTGGCAACGCAAAAATACCTAccgtaggtacttatgcaCTGGCCCGGCTAAAACCCCGGTAGAATGGTACAGTGATTACCAATTCCATTTGATCCGTGCCAGAGTTAATTTATTAGAAACCGTGCGTCAACCATGAGTTCACAACGGCCACTGTTAATGCCAAACGAACAGCTCGACATACGATTTTTTGTATCTAAGTAGTTGTGATTGGATTCTATAACCCGTCACAtcgaaataattaaaaatctatagtGTCTGGTGTAAAAATGGGTAGGCGGGACGTAATTGGTTATTGAAATGATTACAACATCACAACACACGAATGAAAGTCGAGATCTTATCCGTTACACCATCATGGCTcctgaaatatattttactataattaaatatacctaccggCATTAAATCAATGACTTAAATCGCTATAGTATCTGCTGGACTATTTGCAACGTGCTTCAAATATTTAATCCTAGAGTTCAGCCGCTGTGAGCTGCGCCGCTTGCATAAACTTGCAATTACGCATTCTGTGTCAAATAGAGTATTTAATTAGTAAAACGGTCCGGTGCGTGCTTCATAAAATGGTCATGCTCGTTTGGAAGGTCTACCCATAGTCTTCTTCTTCTGAGCGTGTCGGTGAAAAACAGTGTTGGTCTAGGGTATTGGTCACCGTGGCGAAAGGATTAAccagtcagattagcatcAGTCGCTAACATAATACTACAAAATGCAGTTGATGCTTTACTCAGGGAAGTCAGGGAGGCTCTTTATGTGGCAGACAGGTATGTAGCAGATAGGTCACATTATATTATTCACTGCCACCTCCAAGAACAATATCTGTAAATTACTTCCAccaattttatatgaaattacCTAAAAACCGTATCTAAATCTGTTCACAGCTCATAGAACACTACATTCTCCAGAACAACGCGACGAATCTTTACGAGACATACTTCACGGAGCTCAGTCAGCAACCGCCAATAGAGAGTCTGACGTGTCGGCAGCTCAACACGTACCGCGACCAATCAGCGCGCCCCGTTAGCGGCATCTCACATCCCGGCCAATCAACGCCGCGTCCTATCAGCAGCATCGCATGGCAACCAGACGACAACGTCTTTGCCGTCACATACTGCAGCGTCGACTTCTATAGACAACCTTTAGCACCAACCGAATCTTACATTTGGGATGTCAACAACGCAAATTTTCCAGAAACCGTGATTAATCCACCGAGTCCCTTGTTAGATCTACAGTTTACTAAAGAAACCAATGTTCTGATTGGTGGAATGATGAATGGGGAAGTAGCGGCGTTTGACAAGAGAACAGGAGAGGTCACAACATCATCGCCACCTCATGTTTCTCACAGGGATTTCGTGAGCAAAGTCTTGATGATAAACCCTAAAGTTGGTACGGAGTTTTTCTCCGGCAGTGCAGATGGGTCGTGTAAGTGGTGGGATCTTCGAGATATGAGTGAGCCAACTGACACGATGATATTGGATGTAGTTAAAACGTCTGCTGATGTTCCAAGTATGGCGACAGCGAATGGGGTTTCGGTGCTAGAATATGAGGCGACGATACCGACAAGGTTCATGGTTGGGACTGAAAATGGGCTGATACTGGGAGGAAACCGTAAGGGGAAAACGGCCACCGAAAAGCTTCCTATGAATGTGAGTATCTCGTTACTTACGGGTGGATTTTTATGAGCATTCAAGTCGATGGTATGGGAAGTAGATTTATCCATGAATTTCTATAGTCTTGGAATTTAAATTGTTCAGAGAGTGAGTGTGtttgtgtttaatttacagtaaataatttacaataaataaaaatatttatatcatgGTTATTGACATTTCGGTAGGTTTGTATAATGTTTACTTACTAGgttgaataattataatgttatagATAATGTTTGATAAAAGAATCTCCTTCCCTTGCAGATAAAAGCGCACAATGGCCCAGTGATATCATTGGAGCgaaacaaaatatacgccaAAAACTTCTTGTCAGTTGGAGACTTCACTTGCAAGGTGAATAGGTACATAGTGTACCAACTACTTTTAAGTTCTATTAAAATTCCTGAAAATATGGCTCAGAAggtcaagacgtgacaaaagtttccCGTCGCTCTCCAAACCgagcgatgtgagtgagcgcgatttTGTCAGGTCTTGGCGTGCGCGCCTTGCGCCCCATGCaagagtttcttgcctccgttcatCTCCAGAGACAAAAACAGACCCTTAttgaacggagagtagtttggaAAATATATAGTTCATCAATATAATCAGAATAAaagcatttgactttgactttgcaGGTGTGGAGCGAGGAGTGCCGAGAGTCAGCCATCCTGTGGACTCCGCCTCAGCGGTCCCGGTTTACGTCAGGCATGTGGAGCCCTAACAGGTGAGACATAAAAGTCTTTCCATTATATTGTTTGTGGGTGTTATAGTACCTGCACGTGGATCTCTGGAAATCTATCTCCATattcccaaggtctaaactgccaaTTGAGCAAATTCCAAAAAAATCgataagaagaaaaaaaaaaaaaaaaaaaaacacgcactcacgccttgtactaatgtactcccttgcggggtaggcagaggtgcattgctgcacccacttttcgccagagtgtatgttagtcccaatgtaatagggggcgggcctattgccattttacgggcacatccaagacccgagaacaaatatctgtgtttaaacaaatatctgccccggccgggaatcgaacccgggaccatcggctcagtagtcagggtcactaaccactacgccattcggtcgtcgtcgataagaagaagaaattgATATATGACAGCaccaggattcgaacccgcatctctggtgTGAGACGCGGTTTCTTCATCTTCGGTTCTTTATCATCATTATACATTTTGGATCACAAAACTCTACCTTTCTGTTTCAGAGTATCAATGATAGTTCTGACGCAGTCAAACGGTGCGCTGACATGCTGGGACCTGCTGAGGAAGCAGCATGAGCCGGTACTGACGACTCAGGTCTGCAGAGAGCCCCTACTGCGGGCGGCTTTCCATGACAATGTTAGTTTGTTATTCTCCTTTTTAACCGTTGGCAAAATAGAGGCTTGGTATAAGTTTCACGcgtctgtgtatctgtgtgtttgtttctgtctgtggtagctcGCAAacagctgaaccgattttaaatttgtttgttttttgtggttattagtccagtcaataaatgactcaaaatTAGGTGTAGaatgcgtgagcaggtaactaagcgattccttcaggaacttgttcagggggcttggtttgttaacataccaaaagtcctgactcctaggtgatgagcggggggaaggagggggggataaaggtacgattttttggtttttagcttatatctcgaaaacggtgcatcagagagaaatatttttcaCTATTGAAATAGacctcttaaaattatctaaaactttattatgatatgattttttctaattcctaaccgttttaGAGATATACCCtctgaaaaagttgaaatttacaagaaaaattcattcatgtcaaaaaattcataaacattgcttcatattgtctaaactaaacctattcataaatgaaaaaaatgaataggAAAAAAGTTGTCGATTTttaaattcccttttagaatatatatagatGTGCTGGTGGTTAATGTccaacccacctaaagttacagctattttacttacacttaagcttactaactcgatGAGTTATGTCAGTGAATTTAgcaaaatgcaagtttaaaatagcagctttttccgagggtaatagctcgaaaatggttaggaattagaaaaaaacatatgatatgaaagttttagataattttaagagctccatttcatgagttgaaaatatttctctccgatgcactgttttcgagatataagctaaaaaccaaaaattcgtacctttcTCCCCCCCTCCTTCCCCctgctcatcacctaggagtcaggacttttggtatgttcacaacctaagccccctgaataagtttctgaaggaatcgcttagttacctgctaacgcactctacacctcattccttgactggactatatAGATAATGTTACCTCCAGCATATTGAATTTATACTTTTGAGCATTCAGAGTTTTAGATTTTCAAGATTCTGTTACTAGGCATtatacctaaactttggtaagtatttcag of Plutella xylostella chromosome 26, ilPluXylo3.1, whole genome shotgun sequence contains these proteins:
- the LOC105398355 gene encoding dynein intermediate chain 3, ciliary; the protein is MDFRYGYIKSRRNMGRQPLFCEAGPDMIDTILPDTIIQKQFMLRNPIHQATQNTPSLSSHEVNTERAEYKTTGINHSEGGWAADVNVDDVDATARIRRRVEKDDAYIHCVNRTAPLIEHYILQNNATNLYETYFTELSQQPPIESLTCRQLNTYRDQSARPVSGISHPGQSTPRPISSIAWQPDDNVFAVTYCSVDFYRQPLAPTESYIWDVNNANFPETVINPPSPLLDLQFTKETNVLIGGMMNGEVAAFDKRTGEVTTSSPPHVSHRDFVSKVLMINPKVGTEFFSGSADGSCKWWDLRDMSEPTDTMILDVVKTSADVPSMATANGVSVLEYEATIPTRFMVGTENGLILGGNRKGKTATEKLPMNIKAHNGPVISLERNKIYAKNFLSVGDFTCKVWSEECRESAILWTPPQRSRFTSGMWSPNR